The DNA segment cagctgtggttgttgtggggacAGCTGTTGTTTTTGTAGCAGCAGCTGTTGTGGTAGCagtagctgtggttgttgtgggagcagctgtggttgttgaggCTATGGTTGTTGTTGATGTAGACACAGCTGTTGTTATCATATCATCAGCTGTGGGTGTTGTACAGGAAGATGTTGTGGTCATAGAAGCTGCTGTTGTTGTGGGGACAGCTGTTGTTTTTGTAGCAGCAGCTGTTGTGGTAGCagtagctgtggttgttgtgggaacaGCTGTGATTGTTGATTTAGAAGCTGCCGTTGTTGTAGAGGAATCTGTTGTGGTCATTGGGTCTGCTGTAGCTGTTGTCAGAGAAGATGTGGCTATTTTGggtgttgtgggagcagctgtagTCGTCGTTGCTGCTGCAGTGGATGTTGTGGGATAAATGTTGGTTGTTGTTGGTACTGTTGTGATTGTTATAGGGGAAGCTGTTGAGGTTGTGGGAGCTGCTGTAGTTGTTGTCGGATaagatgtggttgttgtgtgtgcatctgtggttgttgtgggagcagctgtggtttttgtggtgACGGCTGTGGTGGTTGAAGAGGACAATGGTGTGGACGTTGTAGATGCTGTAGTTGTTGTTGGAGAATATTTAGTTGTTGTGTATTCATCTGTTGTGGTTgggggagcagctgtggttgttgtgagaACAGCTGTGATTGTTATTGCGGGAGCAGCTGTGGTTTTTGTTGGGACGGCTGTAGGTGTTGTAGCCACAGCTGTAGTtgtcatagcagccacatatgtggttgttgtggtagacgctgtggttgttgttggggCAGCTGTGGCCATCGTAGCACcggctgtggttgttgtgggagcaactGGAGATGTGGGATCAGCTTCGGTTTTTGTTGTAGAAGCTGTGTTTGTTGTTGTGGTCGTTGGAGATGCTGTAGCTGTTGTCAGAgaagatgtggttgttgtgggtgcatctgcggtagttgtgggagcagctgtggctGTTGTGGGGATGGATGTGGCTGTTGGAGCTGCGGTTGTTGTTGATGCAGATGTGGTTGTGTCAGTaaaagctgtggttgttgtgagaAGGACTCTTGTTTTTGTAGTCGCTGCTGTTTTTATCATAGCagcagctgttgttgttgttgtggggaCAGCTGTAGTTGTCATAGCAGCAGCAACTGTGGTTGTTATGGGTACAGCTGAGATTGTTGTAGGGGAAGCTGTTGAGGTTATGGGAGTTGCTGCTATAGTTGTTGTCGGTgaagatgtggttgttgtgggagcagctgttgTTTCTGCAGCTGTTGTTATTGTGGGAGCAGCTATGGTTGTTGTTGATGTAGACACAGCTGTTGTTATCATATCATCAGCTGTGGGTGTTGTAGAGGAAGCTGTTGTGGTCGTAAGAGCTGCTGTAGTTGTTTGTTGGAGGAGacgtggttgttgtgggtgcatctgtggttgttgtgggtgcatctgtggttgttgtcggagcatctgtggttgttgtgggagcagctgtggttttTGTAGGGACTGATGTGGCTGTCTGatctgcagctgtggttgttgttggtgcaGATGTGGTTGTATCAGTAGCAGATGTGGTTGTTGTCACAGCAGATGTCGTTGTTGTGGTAGCAGCTGTTGTTGTGAGGAATGCTGTTGTTGTTGTAGACACAGCTGTTGTTATCTTGGCAGCAGCTGTTTTTTTAGGGGAAGCTGTatttgttgtgggagcagctgttgttgttgtggagACAGCTATTGTTTTTGAAGCCACAGCTGTAGTTGTCGTAGCAGCAGCAGCTTTGATTATTGTGGGTAGAGCTGTCATTGTTATAGGGCAGGGGTCGGCAACCCAAAATGTTGAAAGAGCCATATtggaccaaaaaaacaaaaaacaaatctgtctggagccgcaaaaaaattaaaagccttatataagccttataatgaaggcaacacatgctgtaagtgtctatattagctatattagcctactatcaaaatgataagtaggcTACAAATACATAATGAGCATTCATGATTAAACGTTTATTTTACCTGCAGCGCATCCTGGAGAGAATGACGCACCACGTGACTACTACGATGGTGCTTTAAGTTTAACTTCCATTATAATATTAATGTATTATGTTTCGTTGCATTGATGAaattatagaaatacaatacagcaatcagatttttgatgtcatttttattttaggattcgaaaaaacaacaacagaatgtgcaacgtgcataataggcctcctgtaatttcagacctccccatggaaataaaatgcagtccttttcaatcctcaataatacgatacaatcctcttctcttttcccccttatctgggcaacagacagagtgcaataaaacagcagccttttgaaaaggtaaattatataaaattaaaataatacgGTTTAAGTTCGATTTCTGTGCATTATCCTCTTCTCTTTAGTTTTCTGCAAATGTGCAGCAGCTCCCTCTTCTCTTTTGACACGCACAATACAATACATCCTCGGACCTGAgcaacaaaacacaataatatccCTATGTGTCATTCCAAATATATACTGACAAAAATCACTTTATAAAAACAGCCACTTTGTTACTAAATATGTGCCTATGACAGGATTGTGTTCCTACCCGTTTAATGTGACTTCTGTTTTCGGACACTGGGCAGCTTCTCAACATCGGGCATGTAAGATGTAACTTTAATCTTCACGCAGGACTGCAAGCTCTCATCTGTGAGGCGGGTGcggtatttggattttatgtagttcatgtttgagattatctgctcgcacaggtatgttgatccaaagatggataatactccaaatgcatatttcttcatgttcctataactgtcaggaagaatggaaatgtctttccaagttactttttttgttatttgacaacttctcattacaaagcaaacatgtgtaacagtataggttccgtccctctcttcgctccaacctgggctcgaaccagggacccttgcacacatcaacaactgacactcacgaagcatcgttacccatcgtgccacaaaagccgcggcccttgcaacgcaaggggaaaccctacttcaagtctcagagcgagtgacgtcactgattgaaatgctattagcacgtaccaccgctaactaactggACATTttacatcggttacacatgcaggcaatccttccgcattggcaatgaaagcaaatgattcggtccaagaactgtggaatcctctgttctcctcagctatctttctctttttccctttgggatccatggcccatgacacacccgccggtttgtttgcaacagccacctgtctggcactacgccgagctgaaagaaacgtgtgtcgcaggctatgacgtaaatcttcgttgacagaaatgttgaaattaaatatttattatacacatttttacagcattggataataaattataataaaacaaaaaatatattcacaccatctttttccattttcatatttttgaaaAGCTCCAGGGAGCCACTAGGGCGGCGCTAAAGAGCCGCATGCGGCTCTAGAACCGCGGGTTGCCGACCCCCATTATAGGGGAAGCTGTTGAGGTATTGGGAGACGCTGTAGTTGTTGTGTGAGAAAATATGGTTGTTGTGGTTgtatctgtggttgttgtgggaacagctgtggttgttgtcaggCTGGCTATGGTTGTTGTACAGGAAACTGTTGTGGATGTTGTAGATGCTGTAGTTGTTGTCGGAGAATATGTGGTTGTTGTggctgtacagtgccttgcaaaataattcatcccccttggctttTGTCCTATttagttgcattacaacctgtaatttaaatggatttttgtttggaattcatgtaatggacacacacaaaatagtccaaattggtgaagtgaaatgaaaaaaattacttgtttcaaaaaatttgTATGGCATTATTTATTCAAGAGTTTTCAAAGTTATTTCCAAAGATTTCAATGTATGCCAAGAGTTGGGTTACATTAaggaagaaaatatatatattactgaaTAGACCTTTAGGTTTCCAAGATAATTTTCTAATTTAATTCGTTAATTTCATATGATTCAAATGTATTCAAATTATATTATTCATAAGCTATTGCGATAtactaaaacaaaaataaatattaatTAGCAAAACATAATGAAAGTAAATGTGTTCAAACAATAATCCAGTTTCTGGCATTAGCAGAATTAGCTTCATCACATTACCAGCATTATTTAGTGATTTATTTTCTATTGAGGTTAATTTTGTACAAAACAAAATAGACTAACAGTTTTATACATAACCATAATGACAAGCAATTACTTTAAATAAGCTAGTATTAGCCATTTCTTAACATCTCTTAATCTTAATAGCTGAAGTTACATATGCCTTTATTGTGGAATATCTTATACTTAATGGGTTTAATTGAGTCCTAGAGTTATTCTGTTCAGAAGAAATAGATCAGCATTAAAGCAAGTAGTAAAGTGACCATTTCTTGAAGTCTGTTTCTTCCCATAGCGCTGCAGCAGGAATTTGAAGCTGCCACTGTTGTTGTAGGATCTACTGTATTTGTAACAGGAGCTGGAGTTGATgttgctgtggttgttgtgggagaagctgttGTTGCTGTAGGTGCAGCTGTGGTTGTCGAAGGTGAAGCTGAGGTCATTGTGGAAGTGGCTGTTGTCGCTGCAGGTGGAGCTGTGGTTGTCGTtggtgcagctgtggttgttgtggtggcagctgggCTTGTAGTGTTGGCAGCTGTGGTTGTGTGGACAAATGCGGATGTAGTTTTAGCAGCTGTGGTTGTGATGTTGTCAGCTGTGGCTGTTGTGGggacagctgtggttgttgtgggggcAGCTGTGGTTGTAGTGTTGGCAGCTGGGGTTGTAGTGTTGGCAGCTGGGgttgttgtggtggcagctgggGTTGTGGTGTTGGCAGCTTTGGTTGTATCGttggcagctgtggttgttgtgtggACAGCTGAGGTTGTAATGTTGGCAGCTGTGGTTGTAGTGTGGACAGCTGTGTTTGTGGTTTTGGCAGCTGTGGTTGTAGTGTTGGCAGCTGTGGCTGTTGTTGGGACAGCTGTTGTTGTGGTGTTGGCAGCTATGGATGTGATGTtgtcagctgtggttgttgttggtgcgCCTGTGGTTGTAGTGTTGGCAGCTGTGGTTGTAGTGTTGGCAGCTGTGGCTGTTGTTGGGACAGCTGTTGTGGTGTTGGCAGCTATGGTTGTGATGTTGTCAGCTGCGGTTGTTGTTGGTGCGCCTGTGGTTGTAGCATTGGCAGCTGTGGTTGTAGCGTTGGCAGCTGTGGTAATAGTGTTGGCATCTGTGTTTGTGGTTTTGGCAGCTGTGGTTGTAGTGTTGGCAGCTGTGGCTGTTGTTGGGACAGCTGTTGTTGTGGTGTTGGCATCTATGGTTGTGATGTTGTCAGCTGCGGTTGTTGTTGGTGCGCCTGTGGTTGTAGTGTTGGCATCTGTGTTTGTGGTTTTGGCAGCTGTGGTTGTAGTGTTGGCAGCTGTGGCTGTTGTTGGGACAGCTGTTGTTGTGGTGTTGGCAGCTATGGTTGTGATGTTGTCAGCTGCGGTTGTTGTTGGTGCGCCTGTGGTTGTAGTGTTTGCAGCTGTGGTTGTAGTGTTGGCAGATGTGGTAATAGTGTTGGCATCTGTGTTTGTGGTTTTGGCAGCTGTGTTTGTAGTGTTGGCAGCTGTGGCTGTTGTTGGGACAGCTGTTGTGGTGTTGGCAGCTATGGTTGTGATGTTGTCAGCTGCGGTTGTTGTTGGTGCGCCTGTGGTTGTAGCATTGGCAGCTGTGGTTGTAGCGTTGGCAGCTGTGGTAATAGTGTTGGCATCTGTGTTTGTGGTTTTGGCAGCTGTGGTTGTAGTGTTGGCAGCTGTGGCTGTTGTTGGGACAGCTGTTGTTGTGGTGTTGGCATCTATGGTTGTGATGTTGTCAGCTGCGGTTGTTGTTGGTGCGCCTGTGGTTGTAGTGTTGGCAGCTGTGGTTGTAGTGTTGGCAGCTGTGATTGTGGTGTTGGCAGCTGTGGTTGTAGTGTTGGCATCTGTGGTTGTTGATAGGGCATCACTAGTTGTGATGGGAGCTGCTGTTGTTGACACTCTGACTGAGAAAGAAGGAATACATTTATATAATGAATCTGTATTAAATGTTAATTTCCACCATCCTGTGCTAAGTATTTTCTCTGTAGAATACAGACTAGCAGAAAAAAGAAAACGTTCATCATTTGTAGTATCTCAAAATTCATAATTGATCAAATTCCTCTGTAGCAAgaattttaaacattttttagCATAGGCCTTTTtatttctgaaacaacacacccCCATCATCACAAATTTTAAACAAGCTAGTTACAGTGCCTCCTAATGCCATGATTTACATCGGGAAAAAGTGGGTGGGATATCAGCTTGATGTAAATCTGCAAGTTAGCTAGCTCCATTTATTTTACTGATTATGATTTACCTCtctatgtctttctgtctctctctgttacagGTGTCAGCCAACCAGACTGAATATTGATGATGATGTAGGGTGTTACCAAGACTGATCAAATGTTATGCTGCTGTGGCAGTACTGTTGATATCTAAACTAGGTCACTAGCTACACACACTCAGCCGGTGATCACCTCTCAAGCCATGCATGTTTGGATACAAGGCAGCAATCTCTG comes from the Salmo trutta chromosome 4, fSalTru1.1, whole genome shotgun sequence genome and includes:
- the LOC115191607 gene encoding cell wall protein DAN4-like — its product is MTTTAVPTTTTTAAAMIKTAATTKTRVLLTTTTAFTDTTTSASTTTAAPTATSIPTTATAAPTTTADAPTTTTSSLTTATASPTTTTTNTASTTKTEADPTSPVAPTTTTAGATMATAAPTTTTASTTTTTTTTASTTSTPLSSSTTTAVTTKTTAAPTTTTDAHTTTTSYPTTTTAAPTTSTASPITITTSCFHHNYSCCHHNYSSCHHNYSCCHRNYSCHNNHSCSNYNHSCRHHNQSSFNYNQSSRHNNHSYSNYNHSCHYKPDSCCHENNSCSNYNHSRSHHHNYSCSNCNHSCCYDNHSCS
- the LOC115191936 gene encoding mucin-5AC-like, with translation MYWKILTAVLCFYAVVPVRVSTTAAPITTSDALSTTTDANTTTTAANTTITAANTTTTAANTTTTGAPTTTAADNITTIDANTTTTAVPTTATAANTTTTAAKTTNTDANTITTAANATTTAANATTTGAPTTTAADNITTIAANTTTAVPTTATAANTTNTAAKTTNTDANTITTSANTTTTAANTTTTGAPTTTAADNITTIAANTTTTAVPTTATAANTTTTAAKTTNTDANTTTTGAPTTTAADNITTIDANTTTTAVPTTATAANTTTTAAKTTNTDANTITTAANATTTAANATTTGAPTTTAADNITTIAANTTTAVPTTATAANTTTTAANTTTTGAPTTTTADNITSIAANTTTTAVPTTATAANTTTTAAKTTNTAVHTTTTAANITTSAVHTTTTAANDTTKAANTTTPAATTTTPAANTTTPAANTTTTAAPTTTTAVPTTATADNITTTAAKTTSAFVHTTTAANTTSPAATTTTTAAPTTTTAPPAATTATSTMTSASPSTTTAAPTATTASPTTTTATSTPAPVTNTVDPTTTVAASNSCCSAMGRNRLQEMVTLLLALMLIYFF